Proteins co-encoded in one Salvia splendens isolate huo1 chromosome 4, SspV2, whole genome shotgun sequence genomic window:
- the LOC121798370 gene encoding 4-coumarate--CoA ligase 2-like, whose protein sequence is MLSVASAEAQNPELSSHALPQTPSTEETHIFVSKLPTIPISNDIPLHTYCFQNCSDYPDRPCLLVGTGSGKSYTFAETHLICRKVAAGLSSHGIKKGDVVMALLQNCAEFVFTFMGASMIGAVTTTANPFCTSNEIFKQFKASKSKMIVTQAMYVDKLRYTGDESIVFGEDFSVVTIDAPPEGCLPFSALSEAEEAALPEVEIDPNDAVALPFSSGTTGLPKGVILTHKSLITSIAQQVDGENPNLYLKPDDVVLCVLPLFHIYSLNSVLLCSLRAGAGVLLMHKFEIGSLLELIQRHRVSVAAVVPPLVLALAKNPLVDNFDLSSIRMVLSGAAPLGKELEAALLSRVPQAVFGQGYGMTEAGPVLSMSPSFAKLPLPTKSGSCGNVVRNAELKVVDPDIGCSLPRNQPGEICIRGPQIMKGYLNDAEATARTIDVDGWLHTGDIGYVDDDDDVFIVDRVKELIKFKGFQVPPAELEALLISHPQISDAAVVPQKDEAAGEVPVAFVVPSNGSELTEEAVKEFISKQVVFYKRLHKVYFVHSIPKSTSGKILRKDLRAKLAATTNSTT, encoded by the exons ATGTTGTCGGTGGCGTCAGCGGAAGCTCAGAATCCGGAGCTCTCATCTCACGCGCTGCCGCAGACTCCATCGACGGAGGAAACTCACATCTTCGTCTCCAAACTCCCCACCATTCCAATCTCCAACGACATTCCTCTCCACACCTACTGCTTCCAGAACTGCTCCGATTATCCCGACCGCCCCTGCCTCCTCGTCGGCACCGGCTCCGGTAAATCCTACACCTTCGCCGAGACGCACCTCATTTGCCGCAAAGTCGCCGCCGGCCTCTCCAGCCACGGAATTAAGAAAGGCGACGTCGTGATGGCGCTCCTCCAGAACTGCGCCGAGTTCGTCTTCACATTCATGGGCGCGTCGATGATCGGCGCCGTCACCACCACCGCCAACCCCTTCTGCACCTCCAACGAGATCTTCAAGCAGTTCAAAGCCTCCAAGTCGAAGATGATCGTGACGCAGGCGATGTACGTCGACAAGCTCCGCTACACCGGCGACGAATCCATCGTCTTCGGAGAGGATTTCTCCGTGGTGACGATCGACGCGCCGCCGGAGGGGTGCCTGCCTTTCTCGGCGCTTTCCGAGGCGGAGGAGGCGGCGTTGCCGGAGGTGGAGATCGATCCGAACGACGCCGTGGCGCTGCCGTTCTCGTCCGGGACAACGGGGCTGCCCAAGGGCGTGATTCTCACGCACAAGAGCTTGATCACGAGTATCGCGCAGCAGGTGGACGGGGAGAATCCCAATTTGTATTTGAAGCCCGACGACGTCGTTTTGTGCGTGCTCCCGCTCTTCCACATCTACTCGCTCAATTCGGTGCTGCTCTGCTCGCTGAGGGCCGGCGCGGGGGTTTTGCTGATGCATAAATTCGAGATCGGCTCGCTGCTGGAGCTCATTCAGCGCCACCGCGTGTCTGTGGCGGCGGTGGTGCCGCCGCTTGTGCTGGCTCTGGCTAAGAATCCCctggtggataacttcgacctgagCTCGATTAGGATGGTTCTCTCAGGGGCGGCGCCGCTCGGGAAGGAGCTGGAAGCGGCTCTGCTCAGCCGCGTGCCACAGGCTGtttttggacag GGTTACGGCATGACTGAGGCAGGGCCGGTCTTATCTATGTCGCCGTCCTTTGCCAAGTTGCCACTACCAACCAAGTCCGGGTCATGCGGCAATGTGGTCCGCAATGCCGAGCTCAAGGTTGTCGACCCAGACATCGGCTGCTCCCTCCCCCGCAACCAACCGGGCGAAATTTGCATCCGTGGACCCCAGATCATGAAAG GGTATTTGAATGATGCGGAGGCGACTGCTAGAACTATAGACGTGGACGGTTGGCTCCACACCGGTGACATTGGGTATGTGGACGACGATGACGATGTTTTCATCGTAGACAGGGTCAAGGAACTCATCAAATTTAAAGGCTTTCAG GTACCACCAGCTGAGCTGGAGGCTCTTCTCATCTCCCATCCCCAAATTTCTGATGCTGCTGTTGTGCC GCAAAAAGATGAAGCTGCTGGTGAAGTTCCTGTTGCCTTTGTAGTTCCATCAAATGGTTCCGAACTTACTGAAGAAGCTGTTAAAGAATTCATCTCCAAACAg GTTGTGTTTTATAAGAGACTACACAAAGTCTACTTTGTTCACTCAATTCCCAAGTCTACATCTGGGAAAATATTGAGGAAAGATCTGAGAGCTAAACTTGCGGCCACAACAAACTCCACCACTTAA